In Candidatus Rokuibacteriota bacterium, a genomic segment contains:
- a CDS encoding valine--tRNA ligase has protein sequence MVEIADRYDPSSVESRWYREWESRGLFHAAAASAKKPYCIVIPPPNVTGSLHWGHALNNTLQDILIRYKRMDGFNALWVPGTDHASIAVHVILERRLAAQGKTRHDIGRETFLEMAWTWKEESGGNIIRQLKRLGASCDWSRERFTMDAGLSRAVRETFVRLHEEGLIYQDDYIVNWCPRCQTVLSDLEVEREERDGEFVYIKYGPLTLGTVRPETKLGDTAVAVHPKDKRYAKYVGKTLEVPSVDGTITLKVVADTAVDPKFGTGVIKVTPGHDAVDFEIGRRHKLPTRTVIGFDGRMTAEAGKYAGLDRFDARKRIVEDMQALGLIERIEPYRHAVGVCYRCKTVVEPLISRQWYVNVNPLADVAIKAVRGRRIKLHPRTWIKTYYHWMENIRPWTISRQLWWGHRIPAWYCDADGSVHVSRTDLTECPKCGGPLRQDPDVLDTWFSSGLWPISTLGWPEQTPDLKTFYPTDVLITGPDILFFWVARMIMLGMHFMDDVPFRDVYLHAIVRDAEGQKMSKSKGNVADPVVVMEKFGTDAFRFTLAALAGLGRDIRISEEWIEGYRNFANKIWNASRFVLTNLDGYDPALARKGKPSIADRWITSRLNATTAAVRKALDTFRFNDAAMAVYQFVWSEFCDWYLEIAKQSLYKSNDPIERAVTQRTLAETLEVTLRLLHPFMPFISEEIWQRLPHKGDSIMVAPFPKATRKGRDQAAETAMAPILDDVSAIRTVRSESRIPPSATVKVVIRPASASIASATESGAAIIGSLSRAEIVIIRGGQLPPQSAIVATASGDVAVPLAGLVDFAAEKQRLHKEIEKARKEIAFLEGKLGRPDFVERAPADVVARDRERLAEQGQILEKLTASLAALQ, from the coding sequence ATGGTTGAAATCGCGGACCGCTACGACCCGAGCAGCGTCGAGTCGCGCTGGTACCGCGAGTGGGAGTCGCGCGGGCTCTTCCACGCCGCCGCCGCCTCAGCGAAGAAGCCCTACTGCATCGTCATTCCCCCGCCCAATGTCACCGGCTCGCTGCACTGGGGACACGCGCTCAACAACACGCTGCAGGACATCCTCATCCGCTACAAGCGGATGGATGGCTTCAACGCGCTCTGGGTGCCCGGCACCGACCACGCCTCCATCGCCGTCCACGTGATCCTCGAGCGCCGGCTGGCCGCCCAAGGTAAGACGCGGCACGACATCGGCCGGGAAACCTTCCTCGAGATGGCCTGGACGTGGAAGGAGGAGTCGGGCGGAAACATCATCCGCCAGCTCAAGCGCCTGGGCGCCTCCTGCGACTGGTCGCGCGAGCGGTTCACGATGGACGCGGGATTGAGCCGGGCCGTTCGGGAGACGTTCGTCCGCCTCCACGAGGAAGGCCTGATCTACCAGGACGACTACATCGTCAACTGGTGCCCGCGCTGCCAGACGGTGCTCTCGGACCTCGAGGTCGAGCGCGAGGAGCGCGACGGGGAGTTCGTCTACATCAAGTATGGCCCGCTCACGCTCGGGACCGTCCGTCCCGAGACCAAGCTGGGCGACACCGCGGTGGCGGTCCACCCGAAGGACAAGCGCTACGCCAAGTATGTGGGGAAGACGCTCGAGGTCCCGTCGGTCGACGGAACCATCACCCTCAAGGTGGTCGCCGACACCGCCGTGGATCCGAAGTTCGGAACAGGCGTCATCAAGGTCACGCCCGGCCACGACGCCGTCGACTTCGAGATCGGGCGGCGTCACAAGCTGCCCACGAGGACGGTCATCGGCTTCGATGGGCGGATGACGGCGGAGGCGGGCAAGTATGCCGGGCTCGACCGCTTCGACGCCCGCAAGCGCATCGTGGAGGACATGCAGGCTCTGGGCCTGATCGAGCGCATCGAGCCGTACCGGCACGCCGTGGGCGTCTGCTATCGCTGCAAGACAGTCGTGGAGCCGCTGATCTCCCGCCAGTGGTACGTCAACGTCAACCCGCTGGCCGACGTCGCCATCAAGGCCGTGCGGGGGCGCCGAATCAAGCTCCACCCGCGCACCTGGATCAAGACCTACTACCACTGGATGGAGAACATCCGGCCCTGGACCATCTCGCGCCAGCTCTGGTGGGGCCACCGCATTCCCGCCTGGTACTGTGACGCGGACGGCAGCGTGCACGTCTCGCGCACCGACCTGACCGAGTGTCCCAAGTGCGGCGGCCCGCTTCGCCAGGATCCCGACGTGCTCGACACCTGGTTCTCCTCCGGGCTCTGGCCCATCTCGACACTGGGCTGGCCCGAGCAGACGCCGGATCTCAAGACCTTTTACCCGACGGATGTCCTGATCACGGGGCCCGACATTCTGTTCTTCTGGGTCGCGCGCATGATCATGCTCGGCATGCACTTCATGGACGATGTCCCGTTCCGCGACGTGTATCTGCACGCGATCGTCCGCGACGCCGAAGGACAGAAGATGTCGAAGTCCAAGGGCAATGTGGCCGATCCCGTGGTCGTCATGGAAAAGTTCGGCACCGATGCCTTCCGGTTCACCCTGGCCGCCCTCGCCGGCCTCGGACGAGACATCCGTATCAGCGAGGAGTGGATCGAAGGCTATCGAAACTTCGCCAACAAGATCTGGAACGCGTCGCGCTTCGTGCTGACCAACCTCGACGGCTATGATCCGGCCCTCGCGCGGAAAGGGAAGCCCTCGATCGCCGACCGGTGGATCACGAGCCGCCTGAATGCCACGACGGCCGCCGTTCGGAAGGCGCTCGATACCTTCCGCTTCAATGATGCGGCCATGGCCGTATACCAGTTCGTCTGGAGCGAGTTCTGCGACTGGTATCTCGAGATCGCCAAACAGAGCTTGTACAAAAGCAACGATCCTATCGAACGAGCGGTGACGCAGCGGACCCTCGCCGAGACTCTTGAGGTAACTCTCCGCCTGCTGCACCCGTTCATGCCCTTCATCTCGGAGGAGATCTGGCAGCGGTTGCCTCATAAAGGCGACTCGATTATGGTAGCGCCCTTCCCGAAGGCCACTCGCAAGGGACGGGACCAAGCCGCCGAGACAGCCATGGCACCTATTCTCGACGATGTGAGTGCCATCCGAACTGTCAGGAGTGAAAGTCGTATCCCTCCCTCCGCAACAGTGAAAGTCGTGATTAGGCCTGCATCAGCGAGCATTGCGAGCGCGACTGAGAGCGGTGCAGCCATAATCGGGAGTCTCTCAAGGGCCGAGATCGTCATAATCCGCGGCGGGCAACTCCCTCCTCAGTCAGCTATCGTCGCGACTGCCAGTGGTGACGTAGCGGTGCCGCTTGCTGGTCTCGTCGACTTCGCCGCCGAAAAGCAACGACTCCACAAAGAAATTGAGAAAGCGCGCAAGGAGATCGCGTTTCTCGAGGGCAAGCTGGGCCGCCCCGACTTCGTCGAGCGCGCGCCGGCCGACGTCGTGGCGCGCGATCGCGAGCGGCTCGCCGAGCAGGGACAGATCCTGGAAAAGCTCACCGCGAGCCTGGCCGCGCTTCAGTGA
- a CDS encoding biotin--[acetyl-CoA-carboxylase] ligase, with protein MTTRAPSRALGHTIHRLSEVASTQGEAARLAAAGAPEGTVVTATHQSAGRGRRGREWLDAPGESLLVSIVLRPPIPPSLAPQLSLVAAVAVVDALGTAGVTATIRWPNDVMVGERKICGMLPEAVTAREGTIEHVILGIGLNVNQRDFPASIRTLATSVRIETGRQHAVEAMLQAVLAGLEGCYRHFVEGGLDALLPAWLARAQGIGRRARAADGREGVAVGLAADGALLLRTDSGETVRVVAGEVTTEAVHAAGH; from the coding sequence GTGACGACGCGCGCGCCGTCGCGGGCCCTCGGACACACCATCCACCGCCTGAGCGAAGTCGCGTCCACCCAGGGCGAGGCGGCCCGGTTGGCGGCGGCCGGCGCCCCCGAGGGGACGGTGGTGACGGCGACGCACCAGAGCGCGGGGCGGGGCCGGCGCGGCCGCGAGTGGCTCGACGCCCCGGGCGAAAGCCTCCTCGTGTCCATCGTGCTGAGGCCGCCGATTCCCCCCAGCCTGGCTCCGCAGTTGTCGCTGGTCGCGGCCGTGGCGGTCGTCGATGCGCTCGGAACGGCCGGGGTGACGGCCACGATCCGCTGGCCCAATGACGTCATGGTCGGGGAGCGAAAGATCTGCGGCATGCTGCCCGAGGCGGTGACCGCGCGCGAGGGTACGATCGAGCACGTGATCCTGGGGATCGGGCTCAACGTCAACCAGCGCGACTTCCCGGCGTCGATACGGACGCTCGCGACCTCGGTGCGGATCGAGACCGGGCGCCAGCACGCTGTCGAGGCGATGCTGCAGGCGGTCCTGGCCGGGCTCGAGGGCTGCTACAGGCACTTCGTCGAGGGAGGGCTCGACGCGCTCCTCCCAGCCTGGCTCGCGCGCGCTCAAGGCATCGGCCGCCGCGCGCGCGCGGCGGACGGGCGCGAGGGCGTCGCGGTGGGCCTCGCTGCCGACGGCGCCTTGCTGCTCCGGACGGACAGCGGCGAAACGGTGCGGGTCGTCGCGGGCGAGGTTACGACGGAGGCGGTCCATGCTGCTGGTCATTGA
- a CDS encoding type III pantothenate kinase: MLLVIEVGNTNTKIGVFSGPRLLVSWRLTTRREQTADEYGVFIQTLLSTRGIEQQRITGVAISNVVPTVQQTLEAMSDAYFGVQPFSVEPGRSDTVPLAVEAPQEVGADRICDIVGGVTLYGSPLIVVNFGTATTFDCVNARGEFIGGAIAPGLVTASEALISRAARLYRVELLQPKEAIGRNTVTNIQSGVMYGWAGLVDGLVDRMRAEMGGPIKVVATGGLAGQLRGVARTIDLVNPDLTLEGLRAIWERANPQEPRRASTQG; encoded by the coding sequence ATGCTGCTGGTCATTGAAGTCGGCAACACCAACACCAAGATCGGCGTCTTCAGCGGGCCGCGGCTGCTCGTGTCGTGGCGGTTGACGACGCGGCGCGAGCAGACGGCCGACGAGTACGGCGTCTTCATCCAGACGCTCCTCAGCACGCGCGGCATCGAGCAGCAGCGCATCACGGGCGTGGCCATCTCGAACGTGGTGCCGACCGTGCAGCAGACGCTCGAGGCCATGTCCGACGCCTACTTCGGGGTGCAGCCGTTCAGCGTGGAGCCGGGCAGGAGCGACACGGTGCCGCTCGCCGTGGAAGCGCCGCAGGAGGTCGGAGCCGACCGCATCTGCGACATCGTGGGCGGCGTCACGCTCTACGGCTCGCCGCTCATCGTGGTCAACTTCGGCACGGCAACCACGTTCGACTGCGTGAACGCGCGGGGCGAGTTCATCGGCGGAGCCATCGCCCCGGGCCTCGTCACCGCCTCCGAAGCGCTGATCTCGCGCGCGGCGCGCCTCTACCGCGTCGAGCTGCTTCAGCCGAAGGAGGCGATCGGGCGGAACACCGTCACCAACATCCAGTCGGGCGTGATGTACGGCTGGGCGGGGCTGGTGGACGGCCTCGTCGACCGCATGCGCGCCGAGATGGGCGGGCCCATCAAGGTGGTCGCCACGGGCGGGCTGGCCGGCCAACTGCGGGGCGTCGCGCGCACCATCGATCTGGTCAACCCGGACCTGACTCTCGAGGGCCTGCGGGCGATCTGGGAGCGCGCAAATCCTCAGGAACCGCGGCGCGCGTCGACGCAGGGTTGA
- a CDS encoding GuaB3 family IMP dehydrogenase-related protein, translating to MGMWVGRGRKARAAYGFDDIALAPGAITINPNEVDISWELCGRNFQIPIIAAAMDGVVSPKLAIEMGRLGGLAVLNLEGIFSRYENPDEVLDRITSASLGEATRIIQGIYGEPIKEELIHKRISEIKKGGGPVMVSAIPQRAERFAKIAEEAGADFFVVQSTVTTARHVASEYTPVDLRELKKHLSIPLIIGNTVTYEACLELMECGADALLIGVGPGAACTSREVLGVGVPQVTATADSAAARDFYYKRKGRYVPIITDGGMTTGGDICKALASGADAVMIGSAFARAQEAPGRGYHWGMATPHSNLPRGTRIRVGVSGPLEQILFGPAFTEDGTLNLVGAIRTCMGSVGAMSIKELQQTELIIAPSIKTEGKVFQRAQKLGTPR from the coding sequence ATGGGCATGTGGGTGGGGCGCGGGCGCAAGGCTCGGGCGGCATACGGCTTCGACGACATCGCGCTGGCTCCAGGAGCGATCACCATCAATCCCAACGAGGTGGACATCTCGTGGGAGCTCTGCGGCCGCAACTTTCAGATCCCCATCATCGCAGCGGCCATGGACGGCGTCGTCAGCCCCAAGCTCGCCATCGAGATGGGCCGCCTCGGCGGGCTCGCAGTGCTCAACCTCGAGGGCATCTTCTCGCGCTACGAGAACCCGGACGAGGTCCTCGACCGGATCACCTCCGCGAGCCTCGGAGAAGCGACCAGGATCATCCAAGGGATCTACGGCGAGCCCATCAAGGAAGAGCTGATCCACAAGCGGATCTCGGAGATCAAGAAGGGCGGCGGGCCCGTCATGGTGTCGGCAATCCCGCAGCGGGCCGAGCGCTTCGCGAAGATCGCCGAGGAGGCCGGCGCGGACTTCTTCGTGGTCCAGTCCACGGTCACAACCGCGCGCCACGTCGCCAGCGAGTACACGCCGGTGGATCTCCGCGAGCTCAAGAAGCACCTGTCGATCCCCCTCATCATCGGCAACACGGTCACGTACGAGGCCTGCCTCGAGCTGATGGAGTGCGGGGCCGACGCGCTGCTGATCGGCGTGGGGCCCGGCGCCGCATGCACCAGCCGCGAGGTGCTGGGGGTCGGCGTCCCGCAGGTGACGGCCACAGCCGACTCCGCCGCCGCCCGGGACTTCTACTACAAGCGGAAGGGGCGCTACGTGCCCATCATCACCGACGGCGGCATGACCACCGGTGGCGACATCTGCAAGGCCCTGGCCTCGGGCGCCGACGCGGTCATGATCGGATCGGCCTTCGCGCGCGCCCAGGAGGCGCCGGGGCGCGGGTACCACTGGGGAATGGCGACGCCGCACTCGAACCTGCCGCGCGGGACGCGCATCCGGGTCGGGGTGTCGGGTCCGCTCGAGCAGATCCTTTTCGGTCCCGCCTTCACCGAGGACGGCACGCTGAACCTGGTCGGCGCGATCCGCACGTGCATGGGCTCGGTGGGCGCCATGAGCATCAAGGAGCTGCAGCAGACCGAGCTCATCATCGCCCCGTCCATCAAGACGGAAGGCAAGGTGTTCCAGCGCGCCCAGAAGCTCGGCACGCCCAGATAG
- the guaA gene encoding glutamine-hydrolyzing GMP synthase, with amino-acid sequence MDKICVLDFGAQYAQLIARRVRELSVYSEIVPCTEPVEKLLAAGYKGIILSGGPSSVYDDGAPLPDKRLFEAGIPILGICYGMQAMGYLLGGEVVPAERREYGPADFLLEAGGGLLDGMRPSAAGRVRVWMSHGDTVMKPPQGFVRLGSTDNCPVAAMADADRKLYGVQFHPEVAHTDQGKTVLRNFLAACGAKGDWSMASFIDTEVAAIRKTVGRDRVLCALSGGVDSSVVAVLLHKAIGEQLTCLFVDNGVLRHGEVESVVSTFKDAFKINLIHVDASKRFLDRLHGVTDPEIKRKRIGNEFIAVFEEEARKLGEIPWLAQGTLYPDVIESVSFKGPSATIKTHHNVGGLPPDMKFKLIEPLRELFKDEVRELGGLLGLPGEIIWRQPFPGPGLAIRVLGEVSEERLTVLREADAIVQEEVRRAGLEREVWQAFAVLLPVRTVGVMGDFRTYAQVIALRAVTSQDAMTADWARLPYELLARISSRVINEVKGVNRVVYDISSKPPSTIEWE; translated from the coding sequence ATGGATAAAATTTGCGTCCTGGATTTCGGCGCGCAGTACGCTCAACTGATCGCCCGCCGTGTCCGCGAGCTGTCCGTCTATTCCGAGATCGTCCCCTGCACGGAGCCCGTGGAGAAGCTGCTGGCCGCCGGCTACAAGGGGATCATTCTCTCGGGCGGCCCATCGAGCGTCTACGACGACGGCGCCCCGCTGCCCGACAAGCGCCTCTTCGAGGCCGGCATCCCCATTCTCGGCATCTGCTACGGCATGCAGGCCATGGGCTACCTCCTCGGTGGAGAGGTCGTGCCGGCGGAGCGGCGCGAGTACGGCCCGGCGGACTTCCTGCTCGAGGCCGGCGGAGGGCTGCTGGACGGGATGCGGCCTTCGGCGGCCGGCCGCGTCCGGGTGTGGATGAGCCACGGGGATACCGTGATGAAGCCGCCCCAGGGCTTCGTGCGGCTCGGTTCCACCGACAACTGTCCCGTGGCGGCCATGGCGGATGCCGACCGCAAGCTCTACGGCGTCCAGTTCCACCCTGAGGTGGCGCACACGGACCAAGGCAAGACGGTGCTCCGGAACTTCCTCGCGGCATGCGGCGCCAAGGGCGACTGGTCCATGGCCTCCTTCATCGACACGGAGGTGGCGGCGATCCGGAAGACCGTGGGGCGGGACCGTGTCCTGTGCGCGCTCTCGGGAGGCGTGGACTCCTCGGTGGTCGCGGTACTCCTCCACAAGGCCATAGGGGAGCAGCTGACCTGCCTCTTCGTGGACAACGGTGTCCTGAGACATGGCGAGGTCGAGTCCGTCGTCTCCACGTTCAAAGATGCCTTCAAGATCAATCTCATCCATGTAGATGCAAGCAAACGATTTCTTGACCGTTTACACGGCGTCACGGATCCGGAGATCAAGCGCAAGCGCATCGGGAACGAGTTCATCGCCGTCTTCGAGGAGGAGGCGCGGAAGCTCGGCGAGATCCCTTGGCTCGCGCAGGGCACGCTGTATCCCGACGTCATCGAGTCGGTGTCCTTCAAGGGGCCCTCGGCCACCATCAAGACGCACCACAACGTGGGCGGGCTTCCCCCCGACATGAAGTTCAAGCTCATCGAGCCGCTCCGTGAGCTCTTCAAGGACGAGGTCAGGGAACTGGGCGGCCTGCTCGGGTTGCCGGGGGAGATCATCTGGCGCCAGCCCTTCCCGGGGCCGGGGCTCGCAATTCGCGTGCTGGGCGAGGTGAGCGAAGAGCGCCTCACCGTCCTCCGCGAGGCCGACGCGATCGTGCAAGAGGAAGTCCGGCGCGCCGGGCTCGAGCGCGAGGTCTGGCAGGCGTTCGCCGTGCTGCTGCCGGTGCGGACCGTCGGGGTCATGGGCGACTTCCGCACGTACGCCCAGGTCATCGCGCTCCGGGCGGTGACCAGCCAGGACGCCATGACGGCGGATTGGGCGCGGCTGCCCTACGAGCTGCTCGCCCGCATCTCCTCGCGGGTCATCAACGAGGTCAAGGGCGTCAACCGCGTCGTCTACGACATCTCCTCCAAGCCCCCCAGCACCATCGAATGGGAGTAA
- the dnaE gene encoding DNA polymerase III subunit alpha yields MGVRDSAKAGAPRADFVHLHVHSEYSLLDGAAQLEKVERVDGQGKKEKDVGLIARAAELGFPALALTDHGNLFGAIDFYTACKSAGVKPIVGCELYVAPGSRFERSGQDGGYEGASHATVLVRNEAGYRNLIRLVSKAYLEGFYYKPRVDRELLAQHSDGLLVLSGCLNSEVSRLLSAGEDAKARETAGWYQEVFGKDFYFMEVQSHGIEEQSRVTEGTVKIAGELGAPLCGTNDSHYVDAGAAKAHEALLCIQTGSSMSDPNRWRFSTEEFYLKSADEMRAVFKDLPEAYRNTLAVAERCDLELAFGQFHLPKYDVPAGHTLDSYLEHLAFEGLTRRYGGSPADAVVERLRYELSIVSKMGFSGYFLVVWDFITFARRQGIAVGPGRGSSAGSLVAYCLGITNVDPVGYGLLFERFLNPERVSMPDMDIDFADDRRDEVIRYVAERYGSDRVAHIITFGTMGAKAVIRDVARVMGFSFGEADRIAKLVPAFPLNITLDEALEKVPALAEQVKRDPRVGELWAVARTLEGCTRHASVHASAVVISDEPLMERVPLYKDPKRPELITGFAMGPIEKLGLLKMDFLGLRTLTVIADAVRLVKESKGLQLDPEALPLDDARAYQILSEARTFGVFQLESAGMRDALKSLKPTRIQDIIAMVALYRPGPMELIPEFIDRKHGRKPITYEHPLMEKHLRETYGIMVYQEQVMGLAAELAGFTLGEADTLRKAMGKKDRELMAAQKAKFLVGCRANEIDGRKAERVWDLIEKFAGYGFNKSHAACYGLVAYQTAYLKANHPVEFMAALLTSEMEKTDKIVQYMEECRSMGLRVEAPDVNVSGARFTVVGETIPFGLAAIKNVGGLAIESIVKTRNEAGRFSSLGDFCARVDLRLVNRRVVESLIKAGAFDSLGGTRAGLLSSLDQAMEAGQRSQRDRDEGQGSLFEGPLFEGSSSPRQAAAATPLAAVAQVPEWPREELLAAEKEVLGFYLTGHPLDDYRDLAARLKTVSALELAARPAASRVLLLGLVGALTENATKSGNRMAFATLELVDGSVPLTVFPEPYRACSVALRHRGPVLVRGRIDDSDKGRVVLAEEVKPLDEATIAGARAGENGGTTARNGSDAGPSAVRGADEAAHTCRIRVHAGPGGPPGVPDETFASVRSICEAHPGPTPVFVHVLLADQEVVVRAKGLSVAPEPELVAKIESLLGPGSILVEYAGRA; encoded by the coding sequence ATGGGAGTAAGAGACTCCGCAAAGGCCGGCGCACCGCGCGCCGACTTCGTTCACCTCCACGTCCACTCGGAGTACAGCCTTCTCGACGGCGCGGCCCAGCTCGAGAAGGTCGAGCGGGTGGACGGGCAGGGGAAGAAGGAGAAGGACGTCGGCCTCATCGCGCGGGCCGCCGAGCTCGGCTTCCCGGCCCTCGCCCTGACCGACCACGGCAACCTGTTCGGCGCCATCGACTTCTACACGGCCTGCAAGAGCGCCGGCGTCAAGCCCATCGTCGGCTGCGAGCTCTACGTGGCGCCCGGCAGCCGCTTCGAGCGGTCGGGGCAGGACGGCGGCTACGAGGGCGCGAGCCACGCGACGGTGCTGGTCAGGAACGAGGCGGGTTACCGCAACCTGATCAGGCTCGTCTCCAAGGCCTACCTCGAGGGCTTCTACTACAAGCCGCGCGTGGACCGCGAGCTGCTGGCTCAGCACTCGGACGGCCTGCTGGTCCTCTCGGGCTGCCTGAACTCCGAGGTGAGCCGCCTGCTCTCGGCCGGGGAGGACGCCAAGGCCCGCGAGACGGCCGGCTGGTACCAGGAGGTCTTCGGCAAGGACTTCTACTTCATGGAGGTCCAGTCGCATGGGATAGAAGAGCAGTCGCGGGTGACCGAAGGTACGGTCAAGATCGCCGGGGAGCTGGGCGCGCCGCTCTGCGGCACCAACGATTCGCATTACGTTGACGCAGGCGCCGCGAAGGCCCACGAGGCGCTGCTCTGCATCCAGACGGGGTCGAGCATGAGCGACCCGAACCGGTGGCGCTTCTCGACCGAGGAGTTCTACCTCAAGTCAGCCGACGAGATGCGCGCCGTCTTCAAGGACCTGCCGGAAGCCTATCGCAATACGCTCGCCGTCGCCGAGCGCTGCGACCTGGAGCTCGCCTTCGGGCAGTTCCACCTGCCGAAGTACGACGTGCCGGCCGGCCACACGCTCGACTCCTACCTCGAGCACCTGGCCTTCGAGGGACTCACGCGGCGCTACGGCGGATCGCCCGCCGACGCCGTGGTAGAGCGGCTCCGCTACGAGCTCTCGATCGTGTCCAAGATGGGCTTCTCGGGCTACTTCCTCGTCGTGTGGGACTTCATCACATTCGCGCGGCGGCAGGGCATCGCGGTCGGCCCCGGGCGCGGCTCGTCCGCGGGGTCGCTCGTCGCCTACTGTCTCGGCATTACCAACGTCGACCCGGTGGGCTACGGGCTCCTGTTCGAGCGCTTTCTCAACCCCGAGCGCGTCTCCATGCCCGACATGGACATCGACTTCGCCGACGACCGTCGTGACGAGGTGATCCGCTACGTCGCGGAGCGCTACGGCTCGGATCGGGTCGCCCACATCATTACGTTCGGCACGATGGGCGCCAAGGCGGTGATCCGTGACGTCGCGCGGGTGATGGGGTTCTCCTTCGGCGAGGCCGATCGGATCGCGAAGCTGGTACCTGCTTTCCCCCTCAACATCACCCTGGACGAGGCGCTCGAGAAGGTGCCGGCGCTGGCCGAGCAGGTCAAGCGCGACCCGCGCGTGGGAGAGCTCTGGGCCGTGGCGCGGACCCTCGAGGGGTGCACGCGGCACGCCTCGGTCCACGCCTCGGCCGTGGTCATCTCGGACGAGCCGCTGATGGAGCGGGTGCCGCTCTACAAGGATCCGAAGCGGCCCGAGCTGATCACCGGTTTCGCGATGGGCCCCATCGAGAAGCTGGGCCTGCTGAAGATGGATTTCCTCGGTCTCCGCACGCTTACCGTGATCGCGGACGCGGTTCGGCTCGTCAAGGAGTCCAAGGGCCTCCAGCTCGACCCCGAGGCGCTGCCCCTCGACGACGCGCGGGCCTACCAGATCCTCTCGGAGGCCAGGACGTTCGGCGTCTTCCAGCTGGAATCCGCAGGGATGCGGGACGCGCTCAAGAGCCTCAAGCCCACGCGGATCCAGGACATCATCGCGATGGTCGCGCTCTACCGCCCCGGGCCGATGGAGCTCATCCCTGAATTCATCGACCGCAAGCACGGCCGCAAGCCGATCACCTATGAACACCCGCTCATGGAGAAGCACCTCCGGGAGACGTACGGGATCATGGTCTACCAGGAGCAGGTCATGGGGCTCGCGGCCGAGCTCGCGGGCTTCACCCTCGGCGAGGCCGACACGCTCCGGAAGGCCATGGGCAAGAAGGACCGCGAGCTCATGGCCGCGCAGAAGGCGAAGTTCCTCGTGGGCTGCCGCGCCAACGAGATCGACGGGCGCAAGGCCGAACGGGTCTGGGACCTCATCGAGAAGTTCGCCGGCTACGGCTTCAACAAGTCGCACGCGGCCTGCTACGGGCTCGTCGCCTACCAGACCGCGTACCTCAAGGCCAACCATCCCGTCGAGTTCATGGCCGCCCTGCTCACGTCCGAAATGGAGAAGACGGACAAGATCGTCCAGTACATGGAGGAGTGCCGGAGCATGGGGCTGCGGGTCGAGGCCCCCGATGTCAATGTCTCAGGGGCGCGCTTCACCGTGGTGGGCGAGACGATCCCCTTCGGCCTGGCCGCCATAAAGAACGTCGGCGGGTTGGCCATCGAGTCCATCGTCAAGACCCGGAACGAGGCGGGGCGCTTTTCATCGCTCGGCGACTTTTGCGCCCGCGTCGATCTCAGGCTCGTGAACCGCCGGGTGGTGGAGAGCCTCATCAAGGCCGGCGCGTTCGACTCGCTCGGCGGCACGCGGGCTGGGCTCCTCTCGAGCCTCGACCAGGCCATGGAAGCCGGTCAGCGCAGCCAGCGGGACCGCGACGAGGGACAAGGCTCGCTCTTCGAAGGCCCGCTCTTCGAAGGATCGTCCAGTCCGAGGCAAGCGGCCGCCGCGACCCCGCTCGCCGCCGTCGCGCAGGTGCCCGAGTGGCCGAGGGAGGAGCTGCTGGCGGCCGAGAAGGAGGTGCTGGGTTTCTACCTAACCGGCCACCCACTCGACGACTACCGCGACCTCGCTGCTCGGCTCAAGACCGTGTCGGCCCTCGAGCTGGCGGCGCGGCCCGCGGCCTCCCGGGTGCTCCTGCTGGGCCTGGTCGGCGCGCTGACGGAGAACGCGACCAAGAGCGGCAACCGCATGGCCTTCGCCACGCTGGAGCTGGTGGACGGCTCGGTGCCGCTGACGGTCTTCCCCGAGCCCTATCGTGCCTGCTCCGTCGCGTTGAGACATCGGGGCCCCGTGCTGGTGCGCGGCCGTATCGACGACAGCGACAAGGGGCGCGTCGTGCTGGCCGAGGAAGTCAAGCCACTCGACGAGGCTACGATCGCCGGCGCGCGGGCGGGGGAGAACGGCGGGACCACAGCCCGCAATGGGTCGGACGCGGGGCCGTCGGCTGTCAGGGGGGCCGATGAAGCGGCGCACACCTGTAGAATTCGCGTGCACGCGGGTCCCGGTGGCCCCCCCGGCGTTCCCGATGAGACGTTCGCTTCCGTCCGCTCAATCTGCGAGGCGCACCCGGGGCCCACGCCGGTGTTCGTGCACGTGCTGCTGGCGGACCAGGAGGTCGTGGTGCGCGCCAAGGGGCTGTCGGTCGCGCCGGAGCCGGAGCTGGTGGCGAAAATCGAAAGCCTGCTCGGGCCGGGCAGTATACTCGTCGAGTATGCCGGAAGAGCTTGA